The following are encoded together in the Hoplias malabaricus isolate fHopMal1 chromosome 3, fHopMal1.hap1, whole genome shotgun sequence genome:
- the LOC136690800 gene encoding GTPase IMAP family member 9-like produces the protein MENGSSPTAPDELRIVLLGEAGSGKTKVASLLLGREDIKEDREQCVLHDYKQAERKICLVDTPGWDTHSMQNIPDIIKNEIARSATLCPPGPHSVIVVLPVAELSEVPSPDELETLQQHVELLTEKVWKHTMVLFLCDGDVADTIVEKHVENARNILDKCGSEYFVLRNVGSETNIHALLKKIENEVGKSDDYPLPQSKPSKHEVTEAKRNTMTSIEESEERVALRQRRGSTQVLPPSLNEEQKAPGTPEIVEAIKQQTQDEFHIPPYLKPVTIILMSIFGALLGSVTGASYGTLGSAVGIVVGFFVSIPVSVCLIYAIKLAQTRTS, from the exons TGAGCTGAGGATTGTGCTGTTGGGGGAAGCTGGATCTGGAAAGACTAAAGTGGCCAGTCTACTGTTGGGACGAGAAGACATAAAGGAAGACAGGGAACAATGTGTTTTACATGATTATAAACAAGCAGAGCGTAAGATCTGCCTGGTGGACACTCCAGGATGGGATACACATTCCATGCAAAATATACCAGACATTATTAAGAACGAAATTGCCAGAAGTGCAACCCTTTGCCCTCCAGGACCTCACTCTGTGATTGTGGTGCTGCCTGTGGCTGAACTCTCTGAAGTACCTTCTCCAGATGAGTTAGAAACATTGCAGCAGCATGTGGAACTCCTGACAGAGAAGGTCTGGAAACACACAATGGTGCTGTTCTTATGTGATGGAGATGTGGCAGACACCATAGTCGAAAAACATGTTGAGAATGCAAGAAACATTCTGGACAAATGTGGCAGCGAATACTTTGTTCTAAGAAATGTGGGCTCAGAAACCAATATTCATGCGCTCCTCAAGAAAATAGAGAATGAGGTGGGTAAATCCGATGATTACCCCCTGCCACAGAGCAAACCCTCAAAACATGAAGTTACAGAGGCAAAGAGGAATACAATGACTTCTATAGAAGAGTCAGAGGAGAGAGTAGCACTCCGGCAAAGACGAGGAAGTACTCAAGTGCTCCCTCCAAGTT TGAATGAAGAACAGAAGGCTCCTGGAACTCCAGAAATTGTTGAAGCTATCAAACAGCAGACTCAAGATGAATTCCATATTCCACCGTACCTCAAACCAGTAACCATAATATTAATGTCAATCTTTGGGGCCCTTTTAGGCTCAGTGACTGGGGCTTCATATGGAACACTAGGGTCAGCTGTGGGGattgttgttggtttttttgtATCAATTCCAGTCTCTGTTTGTCTGATATATGCCATAAAGCTGGCACAAACAAGAACATCTTAG